From the Methanocorpusculum sp. genome, the window ATCCTTTCGTTCTCGGGGTATCTTCTGGAGCCTCCGCCTCGGCCACTTTTTTTATGGTAACTGGGACATTTGCCTTCCTTGGTACATATGCACTTTCATTCAACGCATTTTTAGGAGCCGCAGCATCTATCATTCTTGTTTATTGGCTTTCTCGAGTGAAAGGGCGCATCAACATTCCAACTCTCCTTCTTTCTGGGGTTGCTATAGCCATGATTTTGGATGCCGTAACAAAAACCATCGCTCTCAGTGCGCCAAATGCACTTGCCGTACACAATCTCGATTTTTGGATGACAGGGTCTCTGGCTGGTGCAAAATGGGGGTATCTCACCATGCCCCTTGTAGTAATGCTTCTCTGTTTGTTCTACCTCACGATCCACTACCGGACCCTGAACCTTCTTCTCCTCGGAGACAATACTGCAGGCACGCTCGGTGTTACTGTGGGACGAACACAAAAAATGCTGGTCCTCATCTCCTCTCTTCTTGCCGGCGTTACAATCGCCGTTAGCGGCTCAATTGGCTTTGTTGGATTAATGATCCCTCATATCAGCCGGATGCTTGTGGGAAGCGATCACAAAAAAGTCCTGCCGTTATGTGTACTCCTTGGCGGGTTCCTTGTTGTTTGGACAGATGTAGCTGCTCGCCTCATCATTGCCCCTGAAGAACTGCCCGTAGGGATACTCACGGCAATCATCGGAGGTCCCTGTTTTATCGCTCTACTCAAAAGCAAAGCAGGAAAGGCGATATGATGACCAACAAATTAGACGTACAACATCTGTCATATGCCTATTATGATCAGGATGTTATCTCCGACATTGACTTATATGTTGCAGAAAACGAGTTCGTCGGGGTTGTTGGTCCGAATGGATGCGGAAAATCGACCATTCTTAAAAACATTTACGGTGCACTACATACGAATCGCGGCAGGATCCTGCTGGACAATGAACCCATCTCCCGCATGAATTCAAAACAAATCGCCCGAAAAATGGCAGTTGTAGGTCAGGAAAATGAATTTGACTTCGACTTCAGTGTGAATGAAATGGTGGCGATGGGCCGATCCCCGCACAAAAAACTGTTCGATCCTGATACAAAAGAGGACGAAGACATCATCATGGGAGCACTGAAACGGGTAGGCATGTTGTCTATGATTGACAGAAAATACTCCACTCTCTCTGGTGGAGAGAAGCAGCGTGTTCTCATTGCCCGAGCCATTGCTCAACAGACGGATTTCTTCATTTTGGATGAACCGACCAATCATTTGGATATCAGTTTTCAGCTGCAGGTTTGTGAAATAGTCCGGGGTCTTGGCGTTACGGTTCTGACAGCCATGCATGATCTGAATCTTGCGGCTCTCTTCTGTGACCGGATTTATGTTATCAAAGAGCATGAGGTGTATCGTTTTGGCACAGTGGAGGAAATCCTGACTCCGGAACTTATCAAAGAGGTATTTGGTGTAACAGCCGATGTCAAAATCCACCCAGTTACAAAAAAACCAAATATTATTTTTATTCCGAATCTGCCGTGAATGAGGTAGTATTCCCAGGCATTGTCACACAAATTTATAAATTAATATTACTGGGTAAATATTTAAATGTAATTAATAATCATATATTATGTTGTAAATTAATTTTTGGTATGATAAAATGATGAGAAAATTAAGTTTATTTACTGTCGCCCTCCTCTTATTGGTAGTTATATTTGGCGCGGGTTGTGTTGGAAGTAATAATCAGGATGCTGATGAAAGTGATTATACACCAGTTACTGTGGAAAACTTTGGCAGAACTATTACAATTACCGAAAAACCGACCGCAGTCGCGGTTGCGGGTCCCAACTGCGCAGAGGTGTTTGTTGCGTTGGGTCTGACCGATATTGTTATAGGTAAATCCTGTGATAATCACTGTCTTGGTCCGCTGCCGGAATATGCTGATGGATACAACAGTATTCCTGAACTGACCCATGGATATCCAACCCTCGAAGCTGTTGTAACGAGCGGGTGTGATTTCCTGTATGCGATTGACTGGGTGTTTGAAGGAGACTTCACTGTAGAAGCTCTGGAGCAGTACGGTATCACCGTGTATGTTTGTGAAGCAACGGATTATGAAGGTGTTTGGAAGGAAATCAGAGAACTTGGTGAAATCTTCGAGGTTGAAGATGCAGCAGATTCCTTTATTGCTTCAGAAAAGGCAAGAATTGCTGCTGTAGAAAAAACTGTTGCGGGTCAAGACACACTGAAAGTATTCATTTATGATTCAGATACCGGAAGCGGTGTTTACACTGCCGGTGCTCCAAATATTGAAACTACGTTTATAGAAACCGCAGGTGGTGTGAACATCTTTGATGATTTGAACAAAGCATGGGTTGGGGTTTCGTATGAAGAAATACTTGCAAGGGACCCAGATGTTATCATTATCCACGATTATGAAGAGGCAACCTACGAAGAAAACGTTGAGGCTCTGATTCATGATCCGATCTTATCTCAACTTGATGCTGTGAAGAACAAACGCTTTGTACGGCTATCTCTTGAATCGGCTCTACCGGGTTCAAGAACCGCATATTCTATTGAAGTAATTGCAAAAGGAATGTTCCCGGAATTATTCTAAGATTTGGGTGATACCCTTATCTTCTTTTTTTTGTATTGGCATTCTTGTGATTTATGTATAACGGACGTTTTCTCTTCTCGTGAACGTTAGGTAAAGTCTGTGGAAATGATGCTTAGAGAAAGTCATTTCCGTAATGCTGGTTTTGATCAAAAACCGTTTTCATCATTTTTCTGCAATCACAACATCATCATACAGACATCTGGTCATTTCTTAAGACATAGTATTGGTGTAGTTATTCGGATCCTCCCCAATACTCCCTACAAAACAAATCTCAAGATGGAGGTTCATTTCAAGGTTGTATTCACACTCTTCTATCTATATGAGATATATCTATACTTTACATTAATATCGTTACAAAACTCATGCATGTAGGATGTGAAAGTCTGAGACTTTCTTGCCGCCGCACGGCCCGGATACGCGCAAATTAGTTATAATGGATGAATCAGTTTATGAAAATTCTCTTAATTCATTCAGATAACACCGAGTTTGAGGCCCTCGCCAAAACGAAGGTGGCGGAGGAATCCTGAAAGTACTTGGTCAACGTCAGAGCAAGATCCGAGCTGAATAGGTTGTTTAAGATAACTATGTCTCTCGATGAATTTGTTGCCGAGGTCAGGGTAGAAGTAGAGTCCATGCCGAACCGTCCGATCTACCCAACAAAACGCATGGACATACGCGCATAATATTATTGATTATCCCTTGCATTCAAGGTGGGCTTCACTTCGCTTCTTCACCGTTTTCAGATATATGATCCTAACCAGTATTCTCCGGCAGTATCTTCTGATGATCCTCGCGAGCATAGCTGTTTTTCTGGATTACCTGGATACGAGTATCGTCTCAATTGCTTTGCCCACAATATCTTTTGAGCTTGGGGTGGGATCCTTTACGGCTTCCTGGGTGATGACATCGTATCTTCTTGCCCTCGGGAGCACACTTCTTCTCTTTGGGAAACTTGCTGACAGAACCGGACGCGAGCGTGAGATTTTCACCGCTGGATTTGTTTTGTTTACGTGTGCCTCCCTTCTCTGTGGTATCTCAGATAATATTGGCATGCTGATTGGTTTCCGTGTTTTCCAGGGAGTTGCCGCCGCAATGATGGTTTCTACGGCGACCATGCTGATCACAACGCGCCTGCCGGAAGGTATTCGGGGTATTGGTATGGGGATCATTGCGACATCAGGGGGTGTTGCTCTGGCCTTGGGTCCCGGAATCGGCGGTGTCGTGACCGAGTTCATCAGCTGGCACTGGATCTTCTTCATCAATATCCCTGTTGGAATTGTAGGGGTCTTTCTCGCTCTTTTCCTGATCCCAAAGTCGGAGGTACGATCGTGTGCAAAGGACCCATTCGATATTTCCGGCGCTATCCTTTTGGCAGTTACTCTTGTTTCGCTTCTCACAGGTCTTGAACTTGGCGTTTCCAGCGGGTGGACACTCCCTGCGATTCTGCTTCTGATGATAACACCTGTTGCCGGTTTTCTCTTTATTCGGCGGGAACTCTCGCATCCCGATCCTGTTCTTTCAGCGAAGCTTCTCTTAAACAGAACTGTCATGTGGGCGTCTCTCTCGACACTGCTGGTAACGCTCGTCTATCTGGGTGTTGTTTATCTGATGCCCTTTTATCTGACTGGGTCATACCAGATG encodes:
- a CDS encoding iron ABC transporter permease, translated to MLLAVGLGPVSVSPATTINVIFSQFPILQNLVSGNYTQLDYNIVWGLRLPRVLLGFIVGASLAVCGVAMQALVRNKLADPFVLGVSSGASASATFFMVTGTFAFLGTYALSFNAFLGAAASIILVYWLSRVKGRINIPTLLLSGVAIAMILDAVTKTIALSAPNALAVHNLDFWMTGSLAGAKWGYLTMPLVVMLLCLFYLTIHYRTLNLLLLGDNTAGTLGVTVGRTQKMLVLISSLLAGVTIAVSGSIGFVGLMIPHISRMLVGSDHKKVLPLCVLLGGFLVVWTDVAARLIIAPEELPVGILTAIIGGPCFIALLKSKAGKAI
- a CDS encoding MFS transporter is translated as MILTSILRQYLLMILASIAVFLDYLDTSIVSIALPTISFELGVGSFTASWVMTSYLLALGSTLLLFGKLADRTGREREIFTAGFVLFTCASLLCGISDNIGMLIGFRVFQGVAAAMMVSTATMLITTRLPEGIRGIGMGIIATSGGVALALGPGIGGVVTEFISWHWIFFINIPVGIVGVFLALFLIPKSEVRSCAKDPFDISGAILLAVTLVSLLTGLELGVSSGWTLPAILLLMITPVAGFLFIRRELSHPDPVLSAKLLLNRTVMWASLSTLLVTLVYLGVVYLMPFYLTGSYQMSVASAGFVMLLAPVSMAFIGIPAGSLTGKFGCMHLCNTAAVIMAAGLLILVFSVILTSLPLLFAGLLLLGLGMGLNEGPSMQRITIHSPREMQGSSGGLIFTVMNIGCILGVAVFSVAASLGSGSGEVYTDQGVAIACIVGLTATVFAYAASRLARDQIRC
- a CDS encoding ABC transporter substrate-binding protein, producing the protein MMRKLSLFTVALLLLVVIFGAGCVGSNNQDADESDYTPVTVENFGRTITITEKPTAVAVAGPNCAEVFVALGLTDIVIGKSCDNHCLGPLPEYADGYNSIPELTHGYPTLEAVVTSGCDFLYAIDWVFEGDFTVEALEQYGITVYVCEATDYEGVWKEIRELGEIFEVEDAADSFIASEKARIAAVEKTVAGQDTLKVFIYDSDTGSGVYTAGAPNIETTFIETAGGVNIFDDLNKAWVGVSYEEILARDPDVIIIHDYEEATYEENVEALIHDPILSQLDAVKNKRFVRLSLESALPGSRTAYSIEVIAKGMFPELF
- a CDS encoding ABC transporter ATP-binding protein; translated protein: MMTNKLDVQHLSYAYYDQDVISDIDLYVAENEFVGVVGPNGCGKSTILKNIYGALHTNRGRILLDNEPISRMNSKQIARKMAVVGQENEFDFDFSVNEMVAMGRSPHKKLFDPDTKEDEDIIMGALKRVGMLSMIDRKYSTLSGGEKQRVLIARAIAQQTDFFILDEPTNHLDISFQLQVCEIVRGLGVTVLTAMHDLNLAALFCDRIYVIKEHEVYRFGTVEEILTPELIKEVFGVTADVKIHPVTKKPNIIFIPNLP